A window from Pichia kudriavzevii chromosome 5, complete sequence encodes these proteins:
- a CDS encoding uncharacterized protein (PKUD0E02010; similar to Saccharomyces cerevisiae YBL088C (TEL1); ancestral locus Anc_7.418): MLYVYFFIACIRTRLIIQILTMHVFNTPAQLATNKVKDKNDAIEKLQNINFASPSTINSFDPEALLKLVNSLDLLIDSDLLLYSKPNSSSIVEIRLNKVSTVLRSILVNILGSKQSIALYKPRQSEKIINTILKYLTYTPPGCKQTIVEPLMLNLTKTLYSLFRVQCFRDHLYLKTYESILRKVLLCLELLIFDFKSIANNEAVLIELLSLLYEFLNPAFTSGLNILLNSPSGSQIYYPRIVDVVLNYLKILFEDNKRERESLIIIFKIINKCLIDLSTSHTKFCYRLYKIGVQLILEAKSITSSRLITEMALFVNLIPQFVTLKNLYKIKGDNWNINTSGELSFKTPNVITTSSERIGHSTDSSAIINASSEVEDNMGFSEEDEDDGEEKPKIDLFSISRSNKRKYEGHHFLESNEELDNLAKVIDVLFGLFHDTSVKRQIELKYNHVQLHSFPVPKKEKNSWLCFHFLSLTKDSPSKPWLLFLGFGQLLIAYYQLKLEKFEAQKFTDEVMMVKRKRLTFMKSDTYMQISDSLHYFDNPLDLLTSILTDESLNNNVQILTILKTLSLLLGFIFSNSNMKSCYDILEKFINSADLHLTRIMHVFEKHDNNIKYWALHSLDIMFSILVYHKGFETANIKSSVVSIYHKSIKYSLDFLKDPNMSNVSCIFLFHLSVFETISNPLLFTLNKNLVQQYENIIDLAEINGPAILSKEAVLFWYASYNIGKKYKFNNVQFLKLGDTFNPQLFSQKVSNWIFCKLDQFSKISSITDTIPIVVQLKRLYGDDKEDFIPEQFISNESFYDGPSLHLIRDFMKKQYLSTYILKKISPNGTIIEIPPYKFSNERLIVNEITLNKMNRELSKVFNLMMENANISVTLSWIIPIIVFFKQGQVATFPDFNLANYTDYVVSSLKDPKCYLFYITLVDQLHAAGKVTIDKVLLPTVKTVQLGLNLLISSNQLHENQHLSEEDLFDSFMPSSETEITACQFADYNKYNYNSLYFHRHTFEQKIINFVLNSELSTNVDSMFAALLLFTSKVKDKFQLLGCYYEIMKWLECGQVVLSVNIVDGIFNQVTTFLEDHTMKTYEAALICVTRIFEYTSKTWMSASMGIESDGKSVYEYLINLYSKGMIHNELSLIGVFSFFQAIIQNQMVASNLFDYRQILIESTKYFHLFDNYGKFQVLNSVLATVKSQKDIFETYTLFLKSFRSPQQSVESSATFCCFMSRMSNASESLIITTVCNLLELSNFKQILDYMEFAISDITYSNRIPHPNRLFWNFKEVFFKCWESFQLPIENFPFYLFGFSSLDDFFLRSYKEIIASSLAYNHVGIIDTLKNKVNIKETAMIKDSMSLSVTLSWTKGGIRNGIFKIFEKYFSSSKALKSSISEQYLLIVFQLLRFCDCSSEEELLSLFEGPNHFDLPLSIDALKFEFLEEYDLWIKPKSCVEMINYFGNLCGIENIWSTQIVYHLASKLLLLIESSILGIEKLINLRRLKLLFILSHDGFQSTHVCDLLISNLSSYMKDSLLNNDTAIILTSLLQLNSGTLSNITVYSLVTIICTLLEASRTPDSERLALWVLSNRNKFQTGEFTDIIHFGFDIVEDKNANCLPDLVEFVNKAFRDKSHVQILMHYLSLLFKHNSTFQNFNLKIDSQRLTQEFIQNLFTIKTLYAENLSDGMIQWIGRSLGLYYQNNGKIPNRELYEFDNRSLRHSNMIDFDDEVKSLDTIFRQIIHDLPSSSLRARYCFETIVGVLLQKHNTQAENMSSQISYDELFREFEEFIYPISSYMCSVLIDQVELETASYYKHGLDQALNGFTTILKVYKFERWLSQIVFSIINELSSQSSIMILLANYMRQIPRFVQECFCPLVLFYIQSESIKRGKIIGKMISDFFSQDFAILTKDSIVLFLELVLLIRLGTKNGNEKFVSIYRVIDIARVYEAALFINKNKTALLLFEDHHSAVGLVTKGPILSNKRYESLLKNIYSGIEDNDLIFGLPIVPELDYGLQILRHNNLQWGEMMFNNAKFESNLFWRCDERLATVNKITESMMDMGWSGISSIVNQYSSSVCEELVSTSDAMYEQLWKLNQWDLSIPKDKSTEHQFVYSMLKNINDKPDFHSKLTKDAINDLVKIDISKFHKHGSTQNETLESWVRTLTICNTVDDILGSEDQNFGSMLKKFSASTEWFREATVDEFENILLARRTILSIMSQYGSREEKGYFQISHGNCWLGIVNELNFYNNIMIEKGSTQKAVNGAVFLNEISQVEHLVDNAYIKRIAKYNLAYAFWTQQSDTRFPIETLKDVIETDKTSATALPEAQMVISSLPTELLIATLAKWSDECKQETSSVIMEKYIDPLTELLESIDVSNPPHDYLGLTFHIMAKFCDDQIQKRESNSGVSKSLDSIKLLENDIKALAKFLKEETTKEKKKYAHLDLLRLKNRHKQQVKEVQKEQEERANYITKAVNFYFKSMAYDDHQFIEQSIDRFCSLWIENNNIEIDSNQLLLLPTHNFVTWNNQLVSKLMDERTHFQDTLKNLLIHISLNHPFHTLYLLKSLRITKVESDDPAAISRGNVAQRIWETLCTCESKFNVEGIHNILTSIDALSDKSVEIANIKLKNIKRVPITRLPDGRWWIDSLPNLCIPSPVKSIQICKNKPYRRDELPLVLSISETLVVAPSGVSHPKIMKVQLTNGESQKMLLKAPDDLRQDAIMIQVFKKVNKLLWKDIQTKKRRLRIRTYNVLPLGPSSGILEFVPNSMPLVDILKFLHQGDELDINDARLKMKEVQTQAKSVRYQVYKSICKKIQPNLRTFFFNNFTSPDTWFESRCLYSHGVATTSIIGYILGIGDRHCNNILLDKSSGEPIHIDFGVAFDQGKSLPIPETVPFRLTRDLVDGLGVTKVDGMFSKSCEHVLRVLRLNKQYIISILNVLKYDPLYSWTLSPLRKKKLQHIYYNVENDIGFDEFVNTDLGSEANSAIETVKRKLDASGLSDEAVVRELIRDAVDPQNLALIFMGWSPFL, encoded by the coding sequence ATGTTGtatgtatattttttcatagCTTGCATCAGAACGCGTTTAATCATCCAAATACTAACGATGCATGTTTTTAATACACCAGCCCAACTTGCTACGAATAAAGTGAAAGACAAAAATGATGCAATAGAAAAATTACAGAACATCAACTTTGCGTCGCCCTCTACTATCAATAGCTTTGACCCAGAAGCCTTGTTAAAATTGGTTAATTCATTGGATTTGCTTATCGATTCTGATTTACTCCTCTATTCCAAACCAAATAGTAGCTCAATAGTTGAAATAAGATTAAATAAGGTTTCAACCGTTTTGAGGTCAATACTTGTTAATATACTAGGGAGTAAGCAGAGTATTGCCCTCTATAAACCGAGACAgagtgaaaaaatcatcaatacaATCCTCAAATATCTAACATATACCCCCCCAGGATGTAAGCAAACTATAGTTGAGCCACTTATGCTAAACCTTACCAAAACGTTATACAGTTTATTTAGAGTTCAATGTTTTAGAGATCATCTGTATCTAAAGACGTATGAATCAATCTTGAGAAAAGTTTTACTTTGCTTAGAATTACtcatctttgatttcaaatcaattgcCAATAATGAAGCAGTACTCATCGAGTTACTATCACTACTATATGAGTTTTTAAATCCAGCATTTACATCAGGGTTGAATATATTGCTTAATAGTCCATCAGGCTCTCAAATTTACTATCCCAGAATCGTGGACGTGGTTCTTAATTACTTAAAGatattatttgaagataacAAACGAGAACGTGAATCATTGATCATCATTTTTAAGATTATTAACAAATGTTTGATAGACTTGTCAACATCACACACAAAATTTTGCTACAGGCTCTACAAAATTGGTGTTCAACTTATTTTGGAGGCTAAGTCAATTACTTCAAGCAGGTTAATTACAGAGATGGCTTTGTTTGTTAATTTGATCCCACAGTTTGTAACATTAAAGAACCTAtacaaaatcaaaggagACAATTGGAACATAAATACTTCTGGCGAATTATCATTCAAAACCCCTAATGTTATAACGACTAGCTCTGAACGTATTGGGCATTCTACTGATTCATCTGCGATTATTAATGCATCATCAGAAGTGGAGGATAACATGGGATTttctgaagaagatgaagacgaTGGGGAAGAGAAACCtaaaattgatttattttcaataagtAGGAGTAACAAACGAAAATATGAAGGCCATCATTTTTTAGAGTCTAATGAGGAACTCGACAATTTGGCCAAGGTTATTGATGTATTGTTTGGTCTGTTTCACGATACATCAGTGAAGCGGCAGATTGAGTTGAAATACAACCACGTTCAGCTTCATAGCTTCCCAGTACctaaaaaagaaaaaaactcaTGGCTCTGCTTTCATTTTCTATCTTTGACTAAAGATTCTCCATCGAAACCTTGGCTATTATTTCTTGGTTTTGGTCAGCTCTTAATTGCCTATTACCAACTGAAGCTAGAAAAATTCGAAGCACAAAAATTCACCGACGAAGTAATGATGGTCAAACGTAAACGGTTGACATTTATGAAATCTGATACGTATATGCAGATTAGTGATTCTTTACACTACTTCGATAATCCTTTAGATCTTTTAACTTCCATTTTGACCGATGAGTCTCTGAATAATAATGTTCAGATACTaaccattttgaaaacattatCACTCCTATTAGGCTTTATATTCTCAAATTCTAACATGAAGTCGTGCTATGatatattggaaaaatttATTAACTCAGCTGATCTTCATTTAACTCGAATTATGCATGTTTTTGAGAAGCATGACAATAATATCAAGTATTGGGCTTTACATTCTTTGGATatcatgttttcaatactTGTTTATCATAAAGGCTTTGAAACAGCCAATATCAAGTCTTCTGTTGTATCAATTTATCATAAGTCAATCAAGTATAGCTTAGACTTTCTTAAGGATCCAAATATGTCCAATGTATCgtgtatttttcttttccatttgtCTGTATTTGAAACAATCTCAAATCCATTGCTGTTTACCTTAAACAAGAACCTTGTCCAGCAATATGAGAATATCATCGATTTGGCGGAAATCAACGGGCCTGCAATACTTAGCAAAGAAGCTGTTCTGTTCTGGTATGCGAGCTACAATATAGGAAAGAAGTACAAATTCAATAATGTACAATTTCTTAAACTGGGAGATACTTTTAATCCCCAATTATTTAGCCAAAAGGTTTCAAATTGGATTTTTTGCAAATTGGACCAATTTTCTAAAATCTCAAGCATAACTGATACTATCCCCATAGTAGTGCAGCTAAAAAGACTGTATGGTGATGACAAAGAAGACTTTATCCCGGAACAGTTCATTTCGAATGAATCGTTTTATGATGGTCCTTCTCTGCACTTAATTAGAGACTTTATGAAGAAGCAGTACCTTTCCActtatattttgaagaagataagCCCAAACGGTACGATAATAGAGATTCCTCCatataaattttcaaatgagAGATTAATAGTAAATGAAATTACTTTGAATAAGATGAACAGGGAGCTTTCTAAGGTATTCAATTTAATGATGGAAAATGCGAATATTTCCGTAACACTATCTTGGATTATACCAAtaattgttttcttcaaacaagGACAAGTTGCAACATTCCCAGATTTCAATCTGGCAAACTACACTGATTATGTTGTTTCATCGTTGAAAGACCCTAAATGCTATTTGTTTTATATTACATTAGTCGATCAACTTCATGCTGCCGGAAAAGTGACAATTGACAAAGTATTACTGCCAACCGTAAAGACAGTTCAACTTGGTTTGAATCTACTGATATCTTCTAATCAATTACATGAAAACCAACATCTGTCCGAAGAggatttatttgattccTTTATGCCGTCTTCCGAAACTGAAATCACAGCGTGCCAATTTGCTGATTATAATAAGTACAACTATAACTCATTATACTTTCATAGACATAcatttgaacaaaagaTTATCAACTTTGTCTTAAATAGTGAATTATCGACAAATGTTGATTCGATGTTTGCGGCTCTGTTGCTATTTACCTCCAAAGTGAAGGATAAATTCCAATTGCTAGGATGTTATTATGAGATTATGAAGTGGCTTGAATGTGGGCAAGTTGTGTTGTCTGTTAACATTGTTGATGGTATATTTAACCAAGTGACTACATTCTTGGAGGATCATACCATGAAAACTTACGAAGCAGCGTTAATATGTGTTACAAGGATATTTGAGTATACTTCTAAGACATGGATGAGTGCAAGTATGGGGATAGAAAGTGATGGGAAATCTGTCTACGAatatttgatcaatttatATAGCAAAGGTATGATTCACAATGAGCTCTCTTTGATTGGGGTCTTCAGTTTCTTTCAAGCCATAATTCAAAACCAGATGGTAGCAAgcaatttatttgattatCGTCAGATTTTGATTGAGTCGACAAAATACTTTCACTTATTTGATAACTATGGTAAGTTTCAGGTCCTGAACTCTGTATTGGCAACTGTGAAATCGCAAAAAGACATATTTGAAACGTATACTCTTTTCCTAAAATCTTTCAGAAGCCCCCAACAATCTGTAGAATCCTCTGCAACATTTTGCTGCTTCATGTCTCGTATGTCAAATGCGTCAGAGTCGCTGATCATAACCACCGTCTGCAACTTACttgaattatcaaattttaAACAAATACTAGATTACATGGAGTTTGCGATCAGTGATATAACATATTCCAACAGAATACCCCATCCAAATAGAttgttttggaatttcaaggaagtttttttcaaatgctGGGAGAGTTTCCAGCTTCctattgaaaactttcctttttatttatttggGTTCAGTTCCCTagatgatttcttcttaaGAAGTtacaaagaaattattgCATCCTCTCTTGCTTATAATCACGTTGGCATAATCGATACCTTAAAAAATAAGGttaatatcaaagaaacagcAATGATAAAGGACTCTATGTCTCTATCAGTGACGCTATCATGGACTAAAGGAGGCATCAGGAACGGAATTTTTAAGatctttgaaaagtatTTTAGTTCGTCGAAGGCACTCAAGTCAAGTATAAGTGAGCAATATTTACTTATTGTTTTTCAGTTACTCAGGTTTTGTGATTGTTCATCAGAGGAAGAGTTACTATCTCTTTTTGAGGGTCCTAATCATTTTGATCTTCCGCTTTCAATAGATGCTCTTAAATTCGAGTTTTTGGAAGAGTATGATCTTTGGATTAAACCTAAAAGTTGTGTGGAGATGATAAActattttggaaatttgtGTGGCATTGAGAACATATGGTCTACACAAATAGTCTACCATTTAGCCTCAAAATTATTACTGCTGATAGAATCGTCCATTCTTGGAATAGAGAAATTGATCAACCTCCGGCGCTTGAAGCTTTTGTTTATACTCTCACATGATGGGTTCCAGAGCACACATGTTTGTGATCTCCTCATATCGAATCTCTCTTCCTATATGAAAGATTCCTTATTAAATAATGACACTGCTATAATTCTGACTTCGCTTTTGCAACTGAACTCTGGTactctttcaaatattACAGTTTACTCACTAGTTACGATTATTTGTACATTACTTGAAGCTTCAAGGACTCCTGATTCAGAAAGACTAGCTCTTTGGGTCTTGAGTAATAGAAATAAATTTCAAACAGGTGAGTTCACCGACATAATACATTTTGggtttgatattgttgaagataaaaACGCAAACTGTTTACCTGATTTAGTGGAATTTGTGAACAAGGCGTTCAGAGATAAATCACATGTTCAAATATTGATGCACTACCTTTCACTTCTCTTCAAACATAATTCcacttttcaaaattttaaCCTCAAAATTGATTCTCAAAGACTGACCCAAGAGTTTATACAAAACTTGTTTACCATCAAAACTTTATATGCGGAAAATCTTTCTGATGGGATGATTCAGTGGATAGGCAGGTCCCTAGGACTGTATTATCAGAATAATGGCAAAATTCCAAATAGAGAATTGTATGAGTTTGACAATCGTTCACTAAGACATAGCAATatgattgattttgatgatgaagttaaATCGCTCGACACTATATTTCGACAAATAATCCATGACTtaccatcttcttcattgcGAGCAAGGTATTGCTTTGAAACTATTGTTGGTGTTCTTTTGCAAAAGCATAATACACAGGCTGAAAATATGTCTAGCCAGATTTCTTATGACGAACTTTTTAGGGAGTTTGAGGAGTTCATATATCCAATCAGTAGCTACATGTGCTCAGTTTTAATTGACCaagttgaacttgaaaCAGCATCGTATTATAAACACGGTCTAGACCAAGCATTGAATGGGTTCACCACAATTCTCAAAGtttacaaatttgaaagatgGTTGTCGCAAAttgtattttcaataataaacGAATTATCGAGTCAATCAAGTATAATGATCTTACTTGCTAACTACATGCGTCAAATTCCTCGGTTTGTGCAAGAATGTTTTTGCCCTTTAGTTCTTTTTTACATCCAAAGTGAATCTATCAAACGTGGTAAAATCATAGGAAAGATGATCAGTGACTTTTTTAGTCAGGACTTTGCAATTCTCACCAAAGATTCGATAGTGTTGTTTCTTGAACTAGTGTTGCTAATCAGACTCGGCACGAAAAATGGAAACGAGAAATTTGTCAGTATCTACCGAGTTATAGATATAGCCAGAGTTTATGAAGCAGCGTTGTTTATCAATAAGAATAAAACGGCCTTGTTACTTTTTGAGGACCATCATTCAGCTGTAGGGTTAGTGACTAAGGGACCTATCttatcaaacaaaagataCGAatccttgttgaagaatatttACTCAGgtattgaagataatgacTTGATTTTTGGATTGCCCATTGTTCCTGAACTCGACTATGGACTACAAATATTAAGGCATAACAATCTTCAGTGGGGTGAAATGATGTTCAACAATGCAAAATTCGAgtcaaatttattttgGAGATGTGATGAGAGACTTGCCACAGTGAATAAAATCACCGAGAGTATGATGGATATGGGCTGGTCTGGAATCTCTAGCATCGTCAATCAGTATTCTAGCAGTGTTTGTGAAGAGCTTGTCAGTACTTCTGATGCGATGTACGAACAACTATGGAAGCTTAACCAATGGGATCTTTCTATTCCCAAAGACAAAAGTACAGAGCATCAGTTTGTTTACTCTAtgctgaaaaatataaatgaTAAGCCAGATTTTCACTCTAAATTAACTAAAGACGCCATCAATGACTTAGTTAAGATTGACATCTCTAAATTCCATAAGCATGGTTCAACTCAGAATGAAACCCTGGAATCGTGGGTTCGGACATTAACTATTTGTAACACGGTAGATGATATCCTAGGTTCTGAAGACCAAAACTTTGGTAGTATGCtaaaaaagttttcagcCTCTACAGAATGGTTTAGGGAAGCAACAGTTGacgaatttgaaaatatcctACTAGCCAGACGTACTATTTTATCTATAATGAGCCAGTATGGttcaagagaagaaaaagggTATTTTCAGATCAGCCATGGAAATTGCTGGCTTGGAATCGTCAATGAGTTGAACTTTTACAACAATATTATGATAGAAAAGGGATCTACACAGAAAGCAGTAAATGGTGCTGTGTTTTTGAACGAGATATCTCAAGTTGAACATTTGGTAGACAATGCTTATATTAAACGAATTGCTAAGTACAATTTAGCATACGCATTTTGGACTCAACAGTCTGACACACGTTTCCCCATCGAAACACTGAAGGATGTTATTGAGACAGATAAAACTAGTGCAACTGCTCTTCCCGAAGCTCAGATGGTAATCTCTAGTTTACCCACTGAACTACTAATAGCGACTCTGGCAAAGTGGTCAGACGAATGTAAGCAAGAAACATCATCGGTTATAATggaaaaatatattgatcCTCTGACTGAATTATTAGAATCTATCGATGTGTCAAATCCCCCTCACGATTATTTGGGCCTGACATTCCATATAATGGCTAAATTCTGCGACGATCAAATACAAAAGAGGGAATCAAATTCAGGTGTGTCAAAGTCCTTAGATTCTATCAAGTTATtagaaaatgatattaaAGCATTGGCAAAGTTCTTGAAGGAGGAAACaactaaagaaaagaaaaaatatgcaCATCTCGATTTActgagattgaaaaatcgtCACAAGCAACAAGTTAAAGAGGTgcaaaaagaacaagaggaACGTGCCAATTATATTACTAAAGCGGttaatttttattttaaatCAATGGCATACGATGATCACCAATTTATAGAGCAAAGTATAGATAGATTCTGCTCGTTGTGGatagaaaacaacaatattgaGATTGATTCAAATCAACTACTTTTGTTACCCACTCATAATTTTGTCACTTGGAATAATCAACTAGTATCCAAACTAATGGATGAAAGAACACATTTTCAGgatactttgaaaaacttgttGATTCACATTTCTTTAAACCATCCATTCCATACTTTATACCTTCTAAAATCCTTAAGAATAACTAAAGTTGAGTCTGACGATCCTGCGGCTATCTCTAGAGGTAATGTTGCACAAAGAATTTGGGAGACACTTTGTACCTGTGAATCCAAATTTAATGTTGAAGGTATCCATAATATTTTGACTTCCATTGACGCATTATCAGATAAATCAGTCGAGATTGCTAACATCAAACTGAAAAACATAAAGCGAGTGCCAATAACAAGACTCCCTGATGGTAGATGGTGGATAGATTCTTTGCCCAATCTTTGTATCCCCTCTCCCGTGAAAAGCATACAAATTTGCAAGAATAAGCCGTATAGAAGGGATGAATTACCATTAGTTCTAAGTATAAGCGAAACCTTAGTGGTAGCACCATCCGGAGTAAGTCATCCTAAAATTATGAAAGTCCAATTGACAAACGGGGAATCACAAAAAATGCTTTTAAAAGCCCCCGATGATTTAAGACAGGATGCCATTATGATACAAGTATTCAAGAAGGTTAACAAGTTGCTATGGAAAGATATTCagacaaagaaaaggaggCTAAGAATCAGAACCTACAATGTTTTGCCACTAGGCCCATCCTCTGGAATATTAGAATTTGTTCCAAATTCCATGCCTTtagttgatattttgaaattcttgCACCAAGGAGATGAATTGGATATCAATGATGCACgcttgaaaatgaaggaaGTTCAGACACAAGCTAAATCGGTCAGGTATCAAGTATACAAAAGTATCTGCAAAAAAATCCAACCAAATCTCAGgacatttttctttaataaTTTCACGTCCCCTGATACATGGTTTGAATCACGATGCCTATATTCACATGGTGTTGCCACTACTTCGATCATTGGTTATATTTTGGGCATTGGAGATCGGCATTGTAATAATATTCTTCTAGATAAATCATCCGGCGAACCAATTCATATTGACTTTGGCGTTGCTTTTGATCAAGGGAAGTCATTGCCTATTCCAGAAACCGTGCCATTTAGATTGACGAGAGATTTAGTTGATGGTCTAGGAGTAACAAAAGTTGATGGTATGTTCAGCAAAAGTTGTGAACATGTTTTACGAGTGTTGAGATTAAACAAACAATATATCATTAGTATCTTGAATGTCTTGAAGTATGACCCTTTATATAGTTGGACATTATCTCcattgaggaagaaaaagcTACAACATATTTACtataatgttgaaaatgatattggGTTTGATGAGTTTGTGAATACAGATTTGGGTTCAGAGGCTAACAGTGCGATTGAAACGGTGAAACGTAAATTGGACGCCAGCGGATTGAGTGATGAGGCTGTTGTTAGAGAATTGATTCGGGATGCTGTAGATCCTCAGAATCTTGCACTGATTTTTATGGGATGGAGTCCTTTTCTTTAG
- a CDS encoding uncharacterized protein (PKUD0E02000; similar to Saccharomyces cerevisiae YER112W (LSM4); ancestral locus Anc_7.410) has translation MLPLYLLNAVKGESIVVELKSGGIVNGTLENCDNYMNVTLTDACVSLVEDEPFHKIKHIYLRGTNIKLFKMGNEFIEKFKEQQQREKENHNRGNNNRQFNNNRQYNNNRRNRRRNNDGGNW, from the coding sequence ATGCTTCCGTTGTATCTTCTAAACGCTGTTAAAGGCGAAAGTATCGTTGTGGAACTCAAGAGTGGGGGGATAGTCAATGGTACCCTTGAAAATTGCGATAACTACATGAACGTGACATTAACTGATGCTTGCGTTTCCTTAGTCGAGGATGAACCTTTCCACAAAATTAAACATATTTACCTTAGGGGtaccaatatcaaattattcaaaatggGGAATGagtttattgaaaagtttaaagaacaacaacaaagagaaaaagagaatcATAATCGtggtaataataataggcaattcaacaataacagGCAATACAACAATAACAGAAGAAATAGAAGGAGAAATAACGATGGTGGTAACTGGTGA
- a CDS encoding uncharacterized protein (PKUD0E02020; similar to Saccharomyces cerevisiae YBL087C (RPL23A) and YER117W (RPL23B); ancestral locus Anc_7.417) has protein sequence MSGSGAQGTKFRMSLALPVGAIMNCADNSGARNLYVMAVKGSGARLNRLPAASAGDMVMATVKKGKPELRKKVMPAIVVRQSKPWRRRDGTYLYFEDNAGVIVNPKGEMKGSAITGPVAKECADLWPRIASNSGVVV, from the exons ATGTCTGGTTCCGGTGCTCAAGGTACTAAGTTTAGAATGTCT CTTGCATTACCAGTTGGTGCAATCATGAACTGTGCAGATAACTCTGGTGCAAGAAACTTGTACGTCATGGCAGTTAAGGGTTCTGGTGCAAGATTGAACAGATTACCAGCAGCTTCTGCAGGTGATATGGTTATGGCTACCGTTAAGAAGGGTAAGCCTGAACTAAGAAAGAAGGTCATGCCAGCTATTGTTGTCAGACAATCCAAGCCatggagaagaagagatgGTACCTACCTTTACTTCGAAGATAACGCAGGTGTTATTGTTAACCCTAAGGGTGAAATGAAGGGTTCTGCTATCACTGGTCCAGTTGCAAAGGAATGTGCTGACTTGTGGCCAAGAATTGCTTCTAACtctggtgttgttgtttaa